One genomic window of Medicago truncatula cultivar Jemalong A17 chromosome 1, MtrunA17r5.0-ANR, whole genome shotgun sequence includes the following:
- the LOC11424505 gene encoding DEAD-box ATP-dependent RNA helicase 15 isoform X2, with the protein MDVLCQAKSGMGKTAVFVLSTLQQIDPVPGQVSALILCHTRELAYQICHEFERFSTYLADLKVAVFYGGVNIKVHKDLLKNECPHIVVGTPGRILALARDKDLSLKNVRHFILDECDKMLESLDMRKDVQDIFKMTPHDKQVMMFSATLSKEIRPVCKKFMQDPMEIYVDDEAKLTLHGLVQHYIKLKEEEKNRKLNDLLDALDFNQVVIFVKSVSRAAELDKLLVECNFPSICIHSGMSQEERLKRYKGFKEGHTRILVATDLVGRGIDIERVNIVINYDMPDSADTYLHRVGRAGRFGTKGLAITFVSCSSDVDVLNNVQSRFEVDIKQLPEQIDTSTYMPS; encoded by the exons ATGGATGTATTATGCCAGGCAAAATCGGGAATGGGAAAAACTGCTGTTTTTGTTCTATCAACTTTGCAGCAGATTGATCCTGTTCCAGGCCAAGTTTCTGCTCTTATTCTGTGTCATACAAGGGAATTAGCATACCAG ATATGCCATGAGTTTGAAAGGTTCAGCACCTACTTGGCTGATCTCAAGGTTGCTGTCTTTTATGGTGGTGTCAACATTAAAGTTCACAAGGATCTGTTGAAAAATGAATGCCCTCATATTGTCGTTGGTACACCTGGAAGAATACTAGCATTGGCCAGGGATAAGGACCTTTCATTAAAGAATGTTAGGCATTTCATTCTGGATGAATGTGATAAGATGCTGGAATCACTGG ACATGAGGAAAGATGTGCAAGATATTTTCAAGATGACACCCCATGATAAGCAAGTTATGATGTTTTCTGCAACACTCAGCAAGGAAATTCGCCCAGTCTGCAAAAAATTTATGCAAGAT CCAATGGAAATTTATGTTGACGATGAAGCGAAATTGACCCTTCATGGTCTCGTTCAG CACTACATCAAATTGAAGGAGGAGGAGAAGAACCGAAAGTTGAACGATCTTCTTGATGCACTGGACTTCAACCAAGTTGTGATCTTTGTGAAAAGTGTCAGCAGAGCAGCTGAGCTGGACAAGTTGCTTGTGGAATGCAACTTTCCATCCATATGCATTCATTCTGGAATGTCCCAGGAAGAAAG GTTGAAGCGGTATAAAGGTTTTAAGGAGGGGCATACAAGGATTCTTGTAGCAACAGATTTAGTTGGCAGGGGAATTGACATTGAACGTGTTAATATAGTGATAAACTATGACATGCCTGACTCTGCAGACACATACTTGCACAGG GTTGGCCGAGCTGGAAGGTTTGGTACCAAGGGCCTTGCAATTACATTTGTTTCATGTTCAAGTGATGTTGATGTTCTCAACAAT GTTCAGTCCCGGTTTGAGGTGGATATAAAACAGCTCCCTGAGCAGATTGATACATCTACCTACA tgcCATCATAA
- the LOC11424505 gene encoding DEAD-box ATP-dependent RNA helicase 15 isoform X1 — protein MGETKEETYEEELLDYEEEDEKAPDSVGAKVNGESGKKGYVGIHSSGFRDFLLKPELLRAIVDSGFEHPSEVQHECIPQAILGMDVLCQAKSGMGKTAVFVLSTLQQIDPVPGQVSALILCHTRELAYQICHEFERFSTYLADLKVAVFYGGVNIKVHKDLLKNECPHIVVGTPGRILALARDKDLSLKNVRHFILDECDKMLESLDMRKDVQDIFKMTPHDKQVMMFSATLSKEIRPVCKKFMQDPMEIYVDDEAKLTLHGLVQHYIKLKEEEKNRKLNDLLDALDFNQVVIFVKSVSRAAELDKLLVECNFPSICIHSGMSQEERLKRYKGFKEGHTRILVATDLVGRGIDIERVNIVINYDMPDSADTYLHRVGRAGRFGTKGLAITFVSCSSDVDVLNNVQSRFEVDIKQLPEQIDTSTYMPS, from the exons ATGGGTGAAACAAAGGAAGAAACATACGAGGAAGAGCTTCTTGATTACGAAGAGGAGGATGAGAAAGCACCTGATTCAGTCGGAGCTAAAGTTAACGGTGAATCTGGGAAGAA GGGCTATGTTGGGATCCACAGTTCAGGATTCAGAGACTTTCTTCTAAAGCCAGAGCTTCTTCGTGCTATTGTGGACTCGGGATTTGAGCATCCTTCTGAAG TGCAACATGAGTGCATACCACAAGCAATCCTTGGAATGGATGTATTATGCCAGGCAAAATCGGGAATGGGAAAAACTGCTGTTTTTGTTCTATCAACTTTGCAGCAGATTGATCCTGTTCCAGGCCAAGTTTCTGCTCTTATTCTGTGTCATACAAGGGAATTAGCATACCAG ATATGCCATGAGTTTGAAAGGTTCAGCACCTACTTGGCTGATCTCAAGGTTGCTGTCTTTTATGGTGGTGTCAACATTAAAGTTCACAAGGATCTGTTGAAAAATGAATGCCCTCATATTGTCGTTGGTACACCTGGAAGAATACTAGCATTGGCCAGGGATAAGGACCTTTCATTAAAGAATGTTAGGCATTTCATTCTGGATGAATGTGATAAGATGCTGGAATCACTGG ACATGAGGAAAGATGTGCAAGATATTTTCAAGATGACACCCCATGATAAGCAAGTTATGATGTTTTCTGCAACACTCAGCAAGGAAATTCGCCCAGTCTGCAAAAAATTTATGCAAGAT CCAATGGAAATTTATGTTGACGATGAAGCGAAATTGACCCTTCATGGTCTCGTTCAG CACTACATCAAATTGAAGGAGGAGGAGAAGAACCGAAAGTTGAACGATCTTCTTGATGCACTGGACTTCAACCAAGTTGTGATCTTTGTGAAAAGTGTCAGCAGAGCAGCTGAGCTGGACAAGTTGCTTGTGGAATGCAACTTTCCATCCATATGCATTCATTCTGGAATGTCCCAGGAAGAAAG GTTGAAGCGGTATAAAGGTTTTAAGGAGGGGCATACAAGGATTCTTGTAGCAACAGATTTAGTTGGCAGGGGAATTGACATTGAACGTGTTAATATAGTGATAAACTATGACATGCCTGACTCTGCAGACACATACTTGCACAGG GTTGGCCGAGCTGGAAGGTTTGGTACCAAGGGCCTTGCAATTACATTTGTTTCATGTTCAAGTGATGTTGATGTTCTCAACAAT GTTCAGTCCCGGTTTGAGGTGGATATAAAACAGCTCCCTGAGCAGATTGATACATCTACCTACA tgcCATCATAA